A stretch of Fulvia fulva chromosome 4, complete sequence DNA encodes these proteins:
- a CDS encoding D-2-hydroxyacid dehydrogenase yields the protein MKLLYPTSLVLDIDSLKGFAPELHSYDVKQPIPENLIDAEILVTWSNSADNLKDAAGRMKNLKWIQSLAAGPNDVLNAGFDSQKITITTGSGLHDFTVAEHTLGLLLNAARKFYEMRDYQLQSQWPQHLGGPQPDRPKGSFTSLRGANVLIWGFGNIAKTLTPLLRELGANVRGVARSAGVREGVEVISEEQLPKALGETDALVMILPGSESTNKALNAERLSQLPDHAWVVNVGRGMCVDEDALVKALNEGKIGGAALDVFVKEPLPKESALWKAKNCVISPHAAGGRPQGAEELIAYNLRRLLAGQELKNVI from the coding sequence ATGAAGCTCCTCTACCCAACCTCCCTAGTCCTGGACATCGATTCCCTGAAAGGTTTCGCCCCGGAACTCCACTCCTATGACGTCAAGCAGCCAATCCCCGAAAACCTGATCGATGCCGAGATTCTGGTGACCTGGAGCAACAGCGCCGATAACCTCAAAGATGCCGCAGGACGTATGAAGAATCTCAAATGGATCCAATCTCTCGCTGCCGGACCGAACGATGTGCTGAACGCTGGGTTTGATAGTCAAAAGATCACGATCACCACGGGATCTGGACTCCATGACTTCACAGTGGCGGAACATACCCTCGGCCTACTGCTCAATGCTGCGAGAAAGTTCTACGAGATGCGAGACTACCAGCTTCAATCGCAATGGCCGCAACATCTTGGTGGACCTCAACCGGATAGGCCGAAGGGCAGTTTCACGAGTCTGAGAGGTGCGAATGTGTTGATTTGGGGTTTCGGAAACATTGCCAAGACTTTGACGCCGTTGTTGCGAGAGTTGGGTGCGAATGTTCGTGGTGTGGCGAGGAGCGCTGGCGTGAGAGAAGGTGTCGAGGTCATCTCGGAGGAGCAGTTGCCCAAAGCATTGGGCGAGACTGATGCGTTGGTCATGATCTTGCCCGGTAGCGAGAGCACGAACAAGGCGCTCAATGCGGAGCGATTGAGCCAGCTGCCAGACCATGCGTGGGTTGTCAACGTAGGTCGTGGTATGTGTGTCGACGAGGATGCGCTGGTGAAAGCACTGAATGAGGGGAAGATCGGTGGTGCTGCGCTGGATGTGTTTGTGAAAGAACCGCTGCCCAAGGAGAGTGCGCTGTGGAAGGCGAAGAACTGTGTGATCAGCCCTCATGCTGCTGGTGGGAGGCCACAGGGCGCGGAGGAGTTGATTGCGTACAATTTGAGGAGGCTGCTGGCTGGTCAGGAGCTGAAGAATGTGATCTAA
- a CDS encoding Mannan endo-1,6-alpha-mannosidase DCW1, producing MRFCRHGAAMVVAAAYTATAIQLDPTNADSIKSAAKTVAGKMVEYYPQGPGGIPGILDDPYYWWEAGEMFGSLIDDWYYTGDDQYNDITTKALLFQLSDTYDYMPANQTTDEGNDDQIFWAFAVMNAAEYLFPNPPNGVPAWISIAAAVFNSQAARWDTSLCSGGLRWQVFQFNNGWNHKNSPSNGGFLNLASRLYAYTGNQTYADWVGKTWDWMDSVGLISPSGQVFDGTDALQNCSTLDHIQWTYSAGMLLNAAAFMWNQTNGTDQAKWETRVMQVWNASEAVFFKDQVMLEVYSSPNHPTDIHPNILTTFKPPFSRFLAVSTKIMPSLYPLIQPYLLASVKAAAAQCSGGSDGITCGTQWTNNGQMCALEVIQANLIQQSAAPVTHTTPGSSQGNASLGTTDGNADGNPIVYAPVTMADKAGAVILTLITVVGAIGGGYFVVS from the exons ATGCGTTTCTGTCGACATGGAGCGGCCATGGTCGTGGCTGCAGCGTATACTGCGACAGCGATCCAGCTGGACCCCACAAATGCAGATTCGATCAAGTCGGCAGCCAAGACAGTGGCAGGGAAGATGGTAGAGTATTACCCACAAGGGCCTGGAGGCATACCTGGTATTCTCGACGACCCATACTACTGGTGGGAAGCTGGTGAGATGTTTGGCTCACTCATTGACGACTGGTACTACACTGGAGATGACCAGTACAACGACATAACCACGAAAGCCTTACTTTTCCAGCTGAGTGACACTTACGATTATATGCCTGCCAATCAGACGACAGACGAAGGAAATGACGATCAAATCTTCTGGGCATTTGCAGTCATGAACGCAGCAGAGTACCTCTTTCCCAATCCACCTAACGGCGTGCCGGCCTGGATCTCGATCGCAGCAGCAGTCTTCAACAGCCAAGCGGCGAGATGGGATACATCGCTCTGTTCTGGTGGTCTTCGCTGGCAGGTGTTTCAGTTCAACAATGGTTGGAATCACAAGAACTCTCCTTCAAATGGAGGCTTCCTCAATCTGGCGTCCCGGCTGTACGCCTACACCGGAAATCAGACCTACGCGGACTGGGTCGGCAAGACTTGGGATTGGATGGACTCAGTTGGCCTCATTAGCCCTTCTGGACAGGTCTTCGATGGTACGGATGCACTGCAGAATTGCAGCACTCTTGACCACATTCAGTGGACGTACAGCGCAGGTATGCTGCTCAATGCGGCAGCCTTCATGTGGAATCAAACAAATGGGACAGATCAGGCGAAATGGGAAACGAGAGTGATGCAAGTCTGGAATGCCAGTGAAGCGGTCTTTTTCAAGGACCAGGTCATGCTTGAA GTATATTCCAGTCCAAACCATCCCACTGACATCCATCCTAACATCCTCACCACTTTCAAACCCCCCTTCTCCCGCTTCCTCGCCGTCTCCACCAAAATCATGCCCTCCCTCTACCCCCTCATCCAACCCTACCTCCTCGCCTCCGTCAAAGCCGCAGCAGCCCAATGCTCCGGCGGCTCCGACGGCATAACCTGCGGAACGCAATGGACCAACAACGGC CAAATGTGCGCCTTGGAAGTCATCCAGGCGAACTTGATCCAGCAGTCGGCTGCGCCGGTTACGCATACCACCCCTGGGAGCAGTCAGGGGAATGCGAGTTTGGGCACGACGGATGGGAATGCTGATGGGAATCCGATTGTGTATGCGCCCGTGACGATGGCAGATAAGGCGGGTGCGGTAATTTTGACGTTGATCACGGTGGTGGGGGCGATTGGGGGTGGGTATTTTGTTGTTTCGTAA